The following are encoded together in the Lactuca sativa cultivar Salinas chromosome 1, Lsat_Salinas_v11, whole genome shotgun sequence genome:
- the LOC111907964 gene encoding glycine-rich protein 2-like gives MAETNRYEGTVKWFSGQKGFGFIAPADDSGEDLFVHQSEIKMEGFRFLRDGQRVEFSVDSGGDGRKKAVDVMGLARTRPYSPGLRRGGRGRRGGYGGNRGGFGGGGDSVRGGGRFGRGGSGGDDEGRDGGPECYNCGRVGHFARNCFQGGDRGDGNEDYDNDQGGAGGGRGGGGVGGRGGGRRGGRSKACYHCGEEGHFARECPNDQD, from the coding sequence ATGGCGGAAACCAATAGATATGAAGGCACCGTTAAGTGGTTCAGTGGACAAAAAGGTTTTGGATTTATTGCTCCGGCCGATGACAGTGGTGAAGATCTCTTTGTCCACCAGTCTGAGATCAAAATGGAAGGATTTCGGTTTCTTAGAGATGGACAAAGGGTAGAATTTTCTGTGGATTCCGGTGGAGATGGGAGGAAGAAGGCGGTGGACGTGATGGGTCTTGCTAGGACTAGACCCTATTCACCAGGGTTGAGGCGTGGGGGTCGTGGGAGAAGGGGTGGTTATGGAGGTAACAGAGGAGGATTTGGTGGTGGAGGAGATAGTGTGAGAGGTGGTGGGAGGTTTGGACGCGGCGgcagtggtggtgatgatgaaggAAGAGATGGTGGTCCGGAGTGTTATAATTGTGGACGTGTTGGTCATTTTGCAAGGAACTGTTTCCAGGGAGGCGATCGTGGCGATGGTAATGAAGACTATGACAATGATCAAGGTGGTGCTGGTGGAGGCCGTGGCGGCGGTGGTGTTGGTGGTCGTGGCGGTGGTCGTCGTGGTGGCCGGAGTAAAGCATGTTACCATTGTGGAGAAGAAGGACATTTTGCAAGAGAATGCCCGAATGACCAAGATTGA
- the LOC111907950 gene encoding galactokinase, translated as MKVEWYNERIGSNLKVQCYNLYFFIELGNIHNGKTGFADLVDFNPLRATDVQLPADGTFLIAHSLAESQKVVTAATNYNNRVVECCLASILLGIKLGMELEEAISKVKTISDVEALCASFFGAHGSSNPTIAVKVFIRLPKMMTWHECRHVII; from the exons atgaaagtggAATGGTATAATGAACGCATAGGAAGTAacttgaaagtacaatgttataatttgtatttttttattgaaCTAGGCAATATCCATAATGGAAAAACGGGATTTGCTGACCTAGTAGATTTCAACCCTCTTCGTGCAACTGATGTGCAACTGCCAGCTGACGGAACTTTTCTAATTGCTCATTCATTGGCTGAATCACAGAAAGTTGTAACTGCTGCAACAAACTACAATAATCGTGTTGTTGAATGTTGTTTAGCTTCT aTTTTATTGGGCATAAAACTCGGAATGGAACTTGAAGAGGCAATTTCAAAAGTGAAAACCATTTCTGATGTAGAAGCTTTATGTGCATCCTTTTTTGGGGCCCATGGGTCTTCCAACCCTACCATTGCTGTTAAGGTATTCATTCGGCTACCAAAAATGATGACATGGCACGAGTGTCGCCACGTCATCATCTAA